CGGTCTTTGTATGTTACCATCGTATCGTAAAATGTTTCCCTTTTGAATTTAGTTTCTGCATCTAATggactttgttatttgaatgtATGCTGTGTAAACCCCGGTTTGAAGGGACGTAATATTTGAGATTTAACACGAAATTCTTATTCAAAGTTTAAAGAtaaatttttttctctctttcatcATGCTGAGTATAAATTGATAAGTAACCAATATATCTATCTTAGTTATCTGCATTTATGCAAATTATTAGCTTCCCTCATCAGTTTCCCAACATTTTGACTATATTCATTAGGAAGTACGAGCCTCAAAATGGACAGCATTGTAGATTCTCTAAATAGTGCATACCAAGAGTTTGTTGTTGCAGCAGCTAATGTGCTTGAATCCAAGGAAACTTCTGGTGGTCAGAAAACAGCAGCCACAGATGCTGCTCTTGAGAATTTTAAGCAGAAGTGGGAACTTTTCAGAGTCACTTGTGATCAAGCGGAGGAGTTTGTGGAGTCCGTGAAGCAAAGAATTGGATCAGAGTGCCTGGTGGATGAGGCAACTGGTTTGGTGGCTGGGAAGACTGGGCAAACTGCAACTGGTCTGCCACCCATTAGTGCGGTTCGGTTGGAACAGATGAGTAAAGCAGTTCGATGGCTGGTTATAGAACTTCAACATGGCTCTGGAACTGCTGCTGGTGCAGCACATTCTCATCCTTCAACTCCTTTTGATAGTAGATTCTCTGAAGATTCAGCTCAATAGGTATGAAGGTGATTTGATTTCTTACTCTGTATTGAGAGAAGATGATAGGATTGATTGGATGCATTTTTCCTACTAAAATATCGACCATCTCTTCcaaatgattttgaatgtagtttTAGGATTTGCTACTTCCTTATCCTTGTGCAGTTAGGTTGTACCGTATTGCTTTAGCAATAAACTTAGTACTTCAGGAAAGGTGGGGAAAACACAAGACTTGGTCGTTGAAAGTTATGCATCTCCGATGGGCATACATTAGCTCACCTGTATCATCATGATGTTGTGTCCCGTTTTTCTCTGTAAACATGTAGCATGCAATGAGTCTCTGAAGTAGGTGCCACACTTATTATTTTGTTGGTGGCTGCTGTAGATCTATATCTATATGTACACAACCTGAAAAGTGTTATTGCTAAATGAATCTGTTGTATATTTTGTATTTCAAATTCTAAAATTCTTTCGTCAAAGACAAGTGTTGGGTGTTTGATTTCGAACGGAAAGTCGAATATATATATCTAGTGATTTTGTTTGAGTCAGGCTACTGCTTTATTTATAGCAATTTTGCCCTTTATGTCATTTGTTTTCCTTGTAATTTTTGTGGGTCTAGCTACATGGAGATTTGTTTCATCAGTAGGGGCTTCGGGGATTCAAATGCGTATTTTATTATGGGCCATTTTATtacttaaaacaattttaagaaaaaaaaaaataccacatACCACGTTTTTAGTTCACgtactaattgaatcaacaaaattatttaATAAGAAAACATTGCAATTTGCATAATTGCCATATCCTACCCTCTCTTTAGACGACCAGCCAGCGAGATTTTACGGCGGCAACCGGACGACAGGATTTTTCAGTGACAATGATCAGCCGATGGGATGATCCGGCAACCAGTGACTTCATTCTCTCatatgattaaaaatattatacaaTTGCCATCGATGGGGTTGAACTCCAAACCTCATGGTGAAGATCAACTTGTACCCCTACATCACATAACAACTTGTTTTGGGTTGAACCCCAAAACAAACATTGTTTGTAAAATATTGTCTACTCAACGAAATTCCTTGGTAGAAGACAGCATCGATGACTCAAGCAGTGAAGGTGACATTGAGAGGGACACGAAGGAAGCACATGAGTATAGCACGCTAGTACAAAAAACACTTCGTTGCGTGCCAATGTCGGACCAAGGCAGTGACAGtagggtttgcgcgacgcatgttaCTTCCCTATCACGCAAAACTGCTTTGCGCAAAGCAAGTTTCTATGTCGCGCaaacccttgttttttttttggcaaaaatactttttatttaaatttttataaatattgtaattaaattataaataataattaataaaccaagaaaaagtatttaattataaaatatatgaaaatgtatatacaagatgtccgaacaaaaaagaaaaaactacaacaagTAGTCATCTATGTTTGGCTACTGGGTATTGAATGGGCAAAGTGGTTGGGAGGTTGAAAGTGGAGCAAGATCAGGTGCTGGCATCGAGATTTGAAGGCCGGACATCTGTAAAGCTTGTAAGATCATACTCATCTTATCATTCTGGGCCGATAACTGGGCTGCAATCTCGGCTTCCCAGGCTGCTTCTTGGGCCGCAAGCTAACCTTTTAGGGTTGCCACTTCCTTCGTCAGTGCTGACCTGTCCTATTGTCGATCTGGAAGAGGAGGCACCCGTCTCACGAACCCGCGCCTTCCCCATACATCGAAAAAACTTAATTTAGCACATGTAAATCAGACCCTACTCCAACGTCAAATTTAGGAAAATAAATAGATGATAAAGAATGAATTATGATCCAAACTGTCAAGTCTCTACTCTTCCCATATACATTTTGTCCATATAATTTCCGTCACTTTATCCGAGGCGTGCATCAAGTACAGATAATTCATAAATCAATGATTTTAAACCAAAGTGAGGAAATAAAGTGCATGTGTTTCCACTATAACAAGAAAACAGCTCAATGAAAAATACGGACATTGATGATAAAATGTAGTATAAATAGAGCATGTATAATAAGTTAATAACTGATTGCAAACAGGAAAAAAATTATGACTTACATGGGTACCGTCACGACCATCTAAGGGAGAGTCATTGACACCAAAAGTCATGGACACAGTTGATCACCTAAACCGTCATCACATAACAATAGCACCACAGAAGGTTCCACATTGCGGagagttttttggtttttgaatcTCAAAATGGTATATCATATGGTCCAGCAGTAAGCTCCAAAGGCACAAGTGCAAATGAATTATGCAACTACCACGTTTTTCACTAGCTACTTTCTAAGTGTCATCAACACCAATAGTTTtagttacacacacacacacatgaaaTGGAAATCCTACGATAGGGTTTAATATAAATTGAGGTAGAACTGATCACATTTGGAGAAACTTGAACCACTAAAAACTATTATGCATTTAATACAAACACTGCATTCACAAATGAGAAAGCACACAAGTGTAGTGTAATGTACTAAAGAATTACTTGTAGAGTTTTCCAAAAGTGTCTCTCAAGCGAGCAACATCAGCACCAACAACTTCAGCCACCTTCTTCCCATCTTGAAAGAGATGGAATTTAGGCTGCACCAGAGTACACACATCAAATTACGAACCAAATGGATCTTGGATTTTACCATATCCAAGTAAAAACATATAGAATTACTAAGAAGCAAAACCAGTAATAATCCATTCAAAAGACCATCTTAAAAGATCATCCCACGAGTGCCATGAATAAAAGAAGCTATATAcgaagaacaaaataaattggAGCATTTTCTTTCAAACATAATAAGAGCAATCATTTACCACAGCAGAAATATTCGACTTGCTCTGTAAGTCCTTCCTGTATATAGAATAAACAAGGTTaggtattaatttctttttgtaaattCTGATCTGTTTTCAAACCAAAGAGCAAGTGCTCTTATACACAAAGTGTGACTACTGCTAGCTGGCACTTCTAACAAATTCCCCTAATAACAAGTAAAACCCTCAATTACAACTAACTTGACTCTTAATTTGTGATTAAGATAATCACAATCCTAAGTTCATAACATTGCCCTTCCCTTGAAGAACAACCTTGTCCTCAAGGATAGGATTAGAACATGAAATCTGGAACTGTTTGCAGTGAAGTTCAACAAAGGAGTCTTGCAACCGAAGTGTGAATTTGTTGTTCTTGGAAGGAATGTGAGAATTTTGCTAAGTCAATACTGCTTGTGAGGAGACTTTCTGCACTAGACCTTCCTTTGTGCTCACTAGCAAGGTGGTGGAAGGCTCAACTTTGGGAGCTAAGGAAGAAGCATAAGACCACCAATTATGAAGCATAAAAACTTGCAGCAACACACTTGTGAAAGGACATGTTTTCAATTCAATTGTTATGTTTCCAAAATCTGAGTGATGGATGAATGGTTGGTAACTTTTTGCCCACGAGGATTGCACCAACGGTATCTTCTTGTAGTCCATACTTCCAGAGACCAGGTGCTTGCTGTTACAAACTGTGAGAATGCTTCCCTGGACAAGAACAAGACCTTGGATTAGTGCCTCCACAACATCCAAATCCAGATGATTGGAGGGCCCACCAAGCAGTATTCTGTGCAGTTTCATGGTAGTTATCTTGGCAAACGCATCTCTGCTCCTCTGACCACCATACAACATGTACCTAGGCTGGAGTGCTAGATTCCCAGTGACACCAAAAGAACCCACGTGAGGTTGGAGATTTTGTTCAGGCATTCCTGGGAAGCAGCGCATCATATACAATAAGGGATTAGAAGATGATTCTAACCCGTCAATGCGGTGCTGACTGAACACAGCGATCTAAACCGTAGCCAAATGGAAAACTGTCCCAGAAATTGGTTGTAGCTCTCTTGCAATTAGTTGGAGTATCGTTGATTGACCAATACCATTTGGCCCAAACCATGTGATGCGGCTGTCAAGGTCAATTCCAAAATTTAAATTCCTAAACAAAACGGGTTCGCATGTTGCATCACTGAAACTTATTGTAGGAGGACCAAGTTTGTCATCGGAAATCGGGAACTCCAATTTATAGTCAGGGTCATTTACAATCTCATCCACATGTCCCAACCAGTCCAAAGCCTTAATTCTTGACAAAGCTGATAGATTGGTAGCTTCCCACAAATAAACTGTGCTTGCAAGAGCTATTACAAGGTTATTGCAGCTTCCCCAAACCAAAAAATTGAGGTAGTAATCATCTACTAGGTGTGGAGCATCCACTGTCTTCTCTGAAGGTTGAGGAATGTGTCTTTGGGGCTCTGCTGGTTTATCCTGTTTCAGAGAAGAGAACTCACGCAAGATCATCTCAATAGGGCCTTTCCTACCTTTAAATAGCATCATGTTTGCAAAATCAAAATCCATTGCGGACCTGCTTAGTATGAACCTGTCCAACTCTATACTAGCATATGTGAAACCATATTCAAGCAAGATAGTCTTCCATTGAGACAAAATAGTTGTTGACATAAGATGACCCAAAGCTTTAACCCTGTCATTCACCTTCCTCAGTGAATTACAAGAAGTTGGTAAGTAGGTGTACAAGGTTACCACCTGAGAGTTCGTAGTAATACATAGGTGTCTGCCATCTACTATCCTGGAATCCACCAAATATGTAGCACAACTGCAACAATCATTTACATCCACAACTCCCCATTTGCCTAGCAGCATTTTGCAATTTCTCTTCCATAACCAATTCTTCCACCATTGTAAAGCATTAAAGCAATAATTCTTTTGTTAGTGAAGAGGTGATTTTTCAAATGCTTCTCAGATTCAGCTTCGTTTACAAATGACATGACAATAAAATCAACTCCTTGAGAGATTCTGAATTCAATGTTAGACCGATCCTTAGTAGACAGAGTTGGGAGCTCATAGTTCCTTTTTACAAGCTTCATATCTCTCCAAAACCTGAATTTGGCTCGAAGCAGGAATAGACCAGGGTGTGTGCACTTACAACGCATGCCGCTTCCTAATTTTTCAAGGACTTCAAAGTGTGCCATTACACCATCAATAACAAGTTCATCACCCTTTCTGATACAACCAGAAAAACCTTCATAGTTTGTTTGTCCTTCGGTATTGTTCATAACCGATACCACTCCCTTCTCATTCAGCCGTTTGATCTTCCAAAGGACATCGTCATGCCACTCCCTCGTTTTGTGATACATATTGTGCCCTGCCACATTCCTCAAATAAAGCACTTCCAAAGTGTTTTGTGATCTCAGAAGTGAACCAATAAAGGACTGGCGACCACCTGAAGTATCAAAAACAATTTCACGGATAACAGTAGCTTTCTCATATTGTAGCACTTGCAGTAGACAAGAAAAATGCACTGCATGATTGATGAAGTCAAGCTGTAGGATAAAAATTTGAGAGTACTTGTCACAACGGTTCTCCTGGTGCTTGGAACAGAGTATCACCCCTAGAATTTTAACTAATCTGCCTCCTGGATCCCATCCATTCCAGAATTCACCCCTAGTTATGAAAAATTGAGAGCATACAACCTTGTTATGAAAAAGAGCGGTCATTCGATCGAAGAGGTTTCCTGCAGCATCCTTGCTTTGTCTCTTAGCTATTTCATCAAACACTTTCTCTGCATTCAAAACCATCATCAATTTGCCAACCTCATACATGCTGACCCACCCATTAATCTCATTCACATAAACATCATTCGTGACCATCTTGCCATCAGTATAACATGCAAGGAAACCATGGAAAAACCAATGCCACATGGCCTTCCGATTTTTAAACTTGTACATCAAAGATCTCAATACCTGATGTCTACGTTTGGTGGTGTTTGTATTCGTTGACGGCTACTTGCAGAGGCGAAGAATCTGTAATTTGACGCTTCTGTGGTCTCCATAACCCTTAATGTTGATGTTATCACTGGCGTCATGTAGTAACCATTGAAAGGGGCCTAAAGCTTTGGCTCTTTCATTACTAAGAGTTAAACCCAGACCCTGCACACTTGTTGGAGCTTCCTGATTGCTCAAAAATGGTTTGCTATTGTTGGTGTGGGCTGCCATTGAAGCTTTCGAGTTCGACTGTGGCTTGATCGACGGAGCTGCAATTTCTCGCAACACTGGTGATGACGAAAACAACGGCGGAATGGAATGGACTTCGATTGGCGATAGAAGTCTCAGCGGATTGTCGTCTCCTTGAAGTCCGGGATGATCGAGATTGATTGATTTCATGTCATTGGAAATCGTCGGGGTTGGATCAGAAACTCCCCCATTGCTGATAGCGAACATAGGGGTTAGGGTGGAGTCTCCTTCAGCGTTGAGAGCCAACTCACGAGCATGGCGGATCTTAGCAAGGTAGGGTGCGAATAAAGCATCCAAGGTCTTGCGAAGTGAATCCTTGTTCGCAGCAACCATGGCACAAAACGTAGGTGGGTGTGTGTGCATAGGAGGGAAACCAAGATTCGAGAAGGATGATACCATTGATACGATCCAATTCTCAATTCCCTTAATCAACCTGCAAGTAGCACAAGAAAGCTATGGAAGAAGAGGGAAGGAGAGAAGAAGGAGCAGagctccaaatatttttgtgtttaatttctttttgtaaattCTGATCTGTTTTCAAACCAAAGAGCAAGTGCTCTTATACACAAAGTATGACTACTGCCAGCTAGCACTTCTAACAAATTCCCTTGATAACAAGTAAAACCCTCAATTACAACTAACTTGACTCTTAATTTGTTATTAAGATAATCACAATCCTAAGTTCATAAAATTGAGGAGCCTGAAATTCAAGttaatcaagaattcaatttAATGAGCTATTAAAACTTTGAACAATGGCTGaaacaataacaaaaatacGGAGTACCTGAGGGCGAGGAGCTAGGTCGGAGCTGCAGAAAGTGAAGGTTTGGGGAGTGGTGGAGGGAATTAGAGGTGGAAGGGGTTGCTGTGGGAGGCGAAGGTGGTGAGGTGGGGATTGAAGAAGCCAGGGTTTGGAAAGAACTGGAAGGAAGGCTGTGACGATGAAGAAGCGCAGTGCAAAACTTGCTGCTATTGCAGTGCCATGGCTGCACCTGAATTCCTTGCCATTTTTGTCTCTCGCATTAGTTCTTTATGTATCAAGCAAAACCCTAACTGTAAattcaaaatccaaaaccctagtttataaaacgcaaaaaaaaaaaaaaaaattcaacaaattgtCTTACCTTAAGATTGGAGTGGCGAAGTGAGCACTTAACAGCTAGTGGTGGAGGACGCGACTAGAAGGGGGAAAACAATGGTGATTGGCGACTTGGTGAGCGGTGACTAGTGAGAGGCCGTGCAAGAGAGCTTGGGGAGGTGGAAGGAGAGGACGACACACCTGGTTTTTAGGGTTTCGTTCGGCCTTTGCGATTCTGCGATAAAGACAGAGACCGAGTGAGAGAGAAGGGAAGAGAGACCGACTGTTTTCCAATTGCATGGTTTGCACCTACATTTTGGACCTCCATTTTGTCCAAAGTCATTGACTTTGCGTGACAAACGCAAAACTCTTTTACGCGTCGAACGTgccctacgtcgcgcaaagctatTTTGTGCCATTCCTCGCGCAAGATTTTgggaaaatttaaacaaaaagcGTATTTTTTACAGTTAAACTGCCAAAATTTTAACACATTGCACGACGCATGTATACATTAAGACGTCGCACAAAGTTGGTTTGCGCAATGACACATCGTGGTGTAGCGCAagttatatatttaaaaaaatttattataaaatttactgaaaatgtgactttagtcccttcaaattcaatttctttttttacataaaacccacaataatatatttttctaacaaaaactcAATCtgaactacaataataaatttaaagctacttaataaatatacataccattcaatttcttaagtgttatacttacaaaataaataaatttaaagctacttaataaataaataaatacacacacacacacacataccattCAACTCGTTggaatacacattctacgaaactagtttcaacgatcgaaCCGTTAAAATTGTTTGCTTATGCTTTGaaatcacatacgccaaaaattacaaaaaataaacattcagagatcaagtaatgggacaaaactttttcgacggttataaacgaaaaatcacgatttaacggtagtttgaactctgattttgatgattttttataccTACACtctttgatcctatatgaatacaatgaatgaattcgatctttaatttcaaatatttacacaagtggataccacaaaatcttatgttatacttaatgaaagtataaataaactccaagtattagtgaatttattgttttgatgggagacgcattgtacgaaactagtttcaacgatccaaccatcaaacttgtttgtatatacttcgagattgcatacgccaaaaaattgcaaaagacaaacattcagagatcaaataacgggacaaaacttttcaacggttataaatgaaaaatcactatttaacggtagttttaactccgattttgatgattttttataactacactccttgatcctatatgaatacaatgaactaattcgatcataaatttaaaatatttacacaagtggatacaataaaatcttatgttatacttaatgaaagtataaatacacTCCTAGTGTtgatgaatctattgttttgatgggatacgcattgtacaaaactagtttcaatgatctaactgtcaaatttgtttgtatatacttcgagatcgcatatgccaaaaatcgcaaaaaaaaaagcattcagagatcaagtaaagggacaaaacttttcgacggttataaacgaaaaattatgatttaacggtagttttaactccgattttgatgattttttttatagctacactctttgatcctatatgaatacaatgaactgaTTTAATcgtaaatttaaaatatttacacaagtggatacaacaaaatcttatgttatatttaatgaaagtataaataaactgcaagtgttagtgaatctattgttttgatgtgatacgcattgtatgaaattagtttcatcGATTTAACTGTCAAATTTtggtatatacttcgagatcgcatacgccaaaaatcataaaaaacaagcattctgagatcaagtaacgggagaAAACTTTTCAatgattataaacgaaaaatcacgatttaacggtagttttaactccgattttgatgatattttttatagctacactccttgatcatatatgaatacaatgaactggtttgatcgtcaatttaaaatatttacacaagtggatacaacaaaatcttatgtcatacttaatgaaagtataaataaacttctAGTGTTAGTAAATCTGTTGATCCAACCGCCAGTATTATTCATATAAACTATGAGATCGTGTATGCCAAAAATTACACAGAAAAAATATTTCTACGATAGGTAGTGTAATGAAATTATTCAACggttacaaacttaaatttaattttcaacgGTCATTGTATCTCCTTTCCCATTTTCTACCAAAACAATAACTGAGTCCAAAATAATACAATGAACGGACCCGAtcatgaaataaaataaagtttGTGGGGTTGGTTTTGGTCGGAATTgagatggggggggggggtggtggtTCCTTCTCAGAGGTGAAGGAACTTaagtaaaattacaaaattacgCTTCCTCAATTTTATTATTACCATTAAGCCCTCAAGTTTCGATTCAAATTTCGCTTTCAACTTTATATTCATGTACGTGAATATAGTTAGGAAAACCCAAGATAATTGCAAGGAACTAGTCTTCTTGTCAAGGCTCGGAAATTATGACACACATACAAGGACAAAATAGTCATTTCACATGTCTCAGGAATAAAATACATTATTTTAAAGAACGGGATGTAACATCACTGCACATGTTTGTCTTTTTATCATCAGTTTAGAACAtctgcttttattttttttatttattatcttTTGCTTTCCAGCAGGCTATGCCCATTCTTAAAAATCTAGAGAAGGAACTAAAACGTGACCCCTAGAAAAAAGTTGTATGATGGGCCATGTAGCAAATATTTTGGTTATACATTCGAGTTAAATGCAAATGTTTAGATGTTCGATGAGGTTTGCTTCAGAATGTGATTTCTGAAATGAATGCTTCCAGTATGTTCATGCATGCATGTAATATGGATGATTCTGGAATTGATATACTTGTTTTATCTCTTGCATTAAGTGTTTCTG
This genomic interval from Malus domestica chromosome 05, GDT2T_hap1 contains the following:
- the LOC103425006 gene encoding mediator of RNA polymerase II transcription subunit 32-like, encoding MDSIVDSLNSAYQEFVVAAANVLESKETSGGQKTAATDAALENFKQKWELFRVTCDQAEEFVESVKQRIGSECLVDEATGLVAGKTGQTATGLPPISAVRLEQMSKAVRWLVIELQHGSGTAAGAAHSHPSTPFDSRFSEDSAQ
- the LOC103425022 gene encoding uncharacterized protein, which produces MYKFKNRKAMWHWFFHGFLACYTDGKMVTNDVYVNEINGWVSMYEVGKLMMVLNAEKVFDEIAKRQSKDAAGNLFDRMTALFHNKVVCSQFFITRGEFWNGWDPGGRLVKILGVILCSKHQENRCDKYSQIFILQLDFINHAVHFSCLLQVLQYEKATVIREIVFDTSGGRQSFIGSLLRSQNTLEVLYLRNVAGHNMYHKTREWHDDVLWKIKRLNEKGVVSVMNNTEGQTNYEGFSGCIRKGDELVIDGVMAHFEVLEKLGSGMRCKCTHPGLFLLRAKFRFWRDMKLVKRNYELPTLSTKDRSNIEFRISQGVDFIVMSFVNEAESEKHLKNHLFTNKRIIALMLYNGGRIGYGREIAKCC